The proteins below come from a single Halobacteriovorax sp. DA5 genomic window:
- a CDS encoding tRNA-dihydrouridine synthase, with the protein MANNRTFSPSLQAKIDTLMARRPKVKLGNISFDSPLLLAPMSSICTAPYRLLMEELGCGGTVSELVSCHGINYKNEKTVKMLEIHPQEKNIGLQLFGEDGTAMAEAAKVAEERQPKFIDINMGCPVRKVVTKGGGSALLKDTSKLGKFFNQMKNAIEVPLTIKIRTGWDENSINAGEVIHIAKEEGVEFVAIHGRTRTQAYKGLANWDLLESIAETSPLPIIGNGDLHSAPMTKQRLMATRCQALMLGRGPLRNPFIFLESFLNEDDDITFTPSDYLEVIERFREYMEEYTDRERTVLITLRKNIVWMAAGFPNVTHFRNVMFQTPDIEETMKVTREYFDAIKNDHKKLDLTQAFMAGGHG; encoded by the coding sequence ATGGCCAATAATCGCACTTTTTCACCATCTCTTCAAGCTAAGATTGACACTCTAATGGCACGTCGCCCAAAGGTCAAACTTGGTAATATTTCATTTGATTCACCACTTCTACTTGCTCCAATGAGTAGTATTTGCACAGCTCCATATCGTTTATTGATGGAAGAGCTAGGATGTGGTGGGACAGTAAGTGAATTGGTGAGCTGTCACGGGATTAACTACAAGAATGAAAAGACGGTGAAAATGCTTGAGATTCACCCACAAGAGAAGAATATTGGTCTGCAGCTATTTGGTGAAGATGGAACGGCCATGGCCGAAGCCGCAAAAGTGGCCGAAGAAAGACAGCCGAAATTTATCGATATCAATATGGGTTGTCCTGTTCGTAAAGTTGTCACAAAAGGCGGAGGATCTGCTCTTTTAAAAGATACTTCTAAGCTTGGAAAATTCTTCAACCAAATGAAGAATGCAATCGAAGTACCTTTAACAATTAAGATTAGAACTGGTTGGGATGAGAATTCAATTAATGCTGGGGAAGTTATTCATATTGCAAAAGAAGAAGGTGTTGAATTCGTTGCTATCCACGGTAGAACAAGAACTCAGGCCTATAAAGGATTAGCAAATTGGGATCTTTTAGAAAGTATTGCTGAAACATCTCCCCTGCCAATTATTGGAAACGGAGATCTTCACTCGGCCCCTATGACAAAGCAGCGCCTAATGGCAACTCGCTGTCAGGCACTGATGCTTGGACGTGGACCTCTTAGAAATCCATTTATTTTTCTCGAGAGCTTCTTAAACGAAGATGATGATATTACATTCACACCAAGTGACTATCTTGAAGTTATCGAAAGATTCCGTGAATACATGGAAGAGTACACTGATCGAGAAAGAACTGTTCTTATCACACTTAGAAAGAATATCGTTTGGATGGCCGCAGGCTTTCCAAATGTAACTCACTTTAGAAATGTCATGTTCCAAACACCTGATATCGAAGAAACGATGAAGGTAACTCGCGAATATTTCGATGCCATAAAAAATGATCACAAGAAATTGGATCTAACTCAAGCCTTCATGGCCGGTGGACACGGCTAA
- a CDS encoding HAD family hydrolase, whose translation MFFENPRGYIVFDCDGTLVSSKEAVICAVAEMMTIILNRDVTIEEARSKYGPDLVYTANQFGLDPVNSELQRNKLMTTWKEVTAKQSNNYKLFDGMKRLILDLLDHEFQLYVWTARDRRSTLRILDDQNVLQHFLELRCLDDTTPKPHPQGLSEMLEDMPKNKILMIGDSYTDTQGAKGFGVESIGALWESGITKDGFGEHSADYWATHPSECLDIILNKIK comes from the coding sequence ATGTTTTTTGAAAATCCAAGAGGATATATTGTTTTTGATTGCGACGGTACTTTAGTTTCATCTAAAGAGGCCGTAATCTGCGCTGTGGCCGAGATGATGACGATTATTTTAAATCGTGATGTCACGATCGAAGAGGCCCGTTCAAAATATGGGCCAGATCTTGTTTACACAGCAAATCAGTTTGGTCTTGATCCTGTGAACTCTGAACTACAAAGAAACAAGCTCATGACGACTTGGAAAGAAGTGACGGCAAAGCAGAGCAATAACTACAAACTCTTTGATGGAATGAAGAGACTAATTTTAGATCTTCTTGATCACGAATTTCAACTCTATGTTTGGACGGCACGTGATCGCAGATCAACGTTAAGAATTTTAGACGACCAAAATGTCCTTCAGCATTTTTTAGAGTTACGATGTCTTGATGATACGACTCCTAAGCCACACCCGCAGGGGTTAAGTGAGATGCTTGAAGATATGCCAAAGAATAAGATTCTTATGATTGGTGATAGCTACACGGATACTCAAGGAGCAAAGGGCTTTGGGGTTGAATCAATTGGCGCTCTATGGGAGAGTGGGATAACTAAAGATGGCTTTGGTGAGCATAGTGCTGACTACTGGGCCACGCACCCAAGTGAATGTTTAGATATAATTTTGAATAAAATAAAATAA
- the ffh gene encoding signal recognition particle protein, with amino-acid sequence MFDNLSDKFSEAFKNISGKGKITESNIEDTLKLVKTALLEADVNFKVVKNFINNVKEEALGEKVIIGVNPEEQFIKIVHDELAKTMGDTNTELNFVEGGITPILVVGLNGQGKTTFSGKLSLFLTKKEKKNVLLVPADTFRPAAKDQLITLAKSMNMDWFDSDLGKHPKDIAAEAMAYAKEHGKEIVIIDTAGRLHVDEELMGQIKEVRQSLEGLNPEVLMVADAMTGQEAVNVAKSFHEAVGLTGVVLSKMDSDARGGAALSIKHVTGVPIKFISTGEKMKDLELFHPDRLAGRILDMGDVLTLVEKAEAAIDKDDAEGMMKRLEKGKFSVNDFMKQMDMMKNLGSMASIMKMIPGMGGMLKQVGDLTPAENEMKRMRVIINSMTKKERDNYKIMKDSHIKRIARGSGNTEAQVRDFIAKFKQMEQMMGGLSQMMKGGAMPGMPGMPGMGGGGMPNLPGFGGKKKKPRKKGGPWGGGFF; translated from the coding sequence ATGTTTGATAATTTAAGTGATAAGTTTTCAGAAGCGTTTAAGAATATCTCGGGTAAGGGAAAGATTACTGAAAGCAATATTGAGGATACTCTAAAACTTGTAAAGACTGCACTGCTAGAAGCTGATGTTAACTTTAAGGTTGTAAAGAATTTCATTAACAACGTTAAAGAAGAAGCTCTTGGTGAGAAAGTTATCATAGGTGTTAATCCTGAAGAACAGTTCATTAAAATCGTTCACGATGAACTTGCAAAAACGATGGGAGACACAAATACTGAGCTTAACTTTGTTGAAGGCGGTATTACTCCAATTCTAGTTGTTGGTCTAAATGGTCAAGGTAAGACAACATTCTCTGGTAAGCTTTCACTTTTCCTAACAAAGAAAGAAAAGAAGAACGTTCTTCTTGTTCCTGCCGATACTTTCAGACCTGCCGCTAAAGATCAGCTAATTACTCTTGCTAAGTCAATGAATATGGACTGGTTCGATTCTGATCTTGGAAAGCATCCGAAAGATATTGCAGCAGAGGCAATGGCCTATGCAAAAGAGCACGGTAAAGAAATTGTTATCATTGATACGGCCGGACGTCTTCACGTTGATGAAGAGCTAATGGGACAAATCAAAGAAGTTCGTCAAAGCCTTGAGGGACTTAATCCTGAAGTTCTTATGGTTGCAGATGCAATGACTGGTCAAGAGGCCGTAAACGTTGCAAAGAGCTTCCACGAAGCTGTAGGGCTTACTGGTGTCGTTCTTTCAAAAATGGACTCTGATGCTCGTGGTGGTGCCGCACTTTCAATCAAGCACGTAACCGGAGTTCCAATCAAGTTCATCTCTACAGGTGAGAAAATGAAAGACCTTGAACTCTTTCATCCGGATCGTCTTGCTGGACGAATTCTTGATATGGGAGATGTTCTAACTCTTGTTGAAAAAGCAGAAGCTGCAATAGACAAAGATGATGCTGAAGGCATGATGAAACGTTTAGAGAAAGGAAAGTTCTCTGTAAACGACTTCATGAAACAAATGGATATGATGAAGAACTTAGGTTCAATGGCATCAATCATGAAGATGATCCCTGGAATGGGGGGCATGCTTAAGCAAGTAGGGGATTTAACACCTGCTGAAAATGAAATGAAAAGAATGCGCGTTATCATCAACTCGATGACAAAAAAGGAACGCGACAATTATAAGATCATGAAGGATTCTCACATCAAGCGTATTGCTCGTGGTTCTGGAAATACAGAAGCACAGGTTCGTGACTTTATCGCTAAGTTCAAGCAGATGGAGCAGATGATGGGTGGCCTTTCTCAAATGATGAAAGGTGGAGCGATGCCGGGGATGCCTGGTATGCCAGGAATGGGGGGAGGTGGAATGCCTAATCTTCCTGGATTTGGTGGCAAGAAGAAAAAGCCTCGCAAGAAGGGCGGCCCTTGGGGCGGTGGCTTCTTTTAA